A genomic window from Pseudomonadales bacterium includes:
- a CDS encoding amidohydrolase family protein: MSQQDLVIRGGTVIDGTGGPAQQADLAIRDGVITEVGRVSGKGRRELDAAGALVTPGFVDIHTHYDGQATWSNRLAPSSHHGVTTVVMGNCGVGFAPVRATDHELLVELMEGVEDIPGAVLHEGVPWSWESFPQYMDFLSQRRFDMDIGAQLPHGALRVYVMGQRGADREPATADDIAGMRRLTAEAMRAGAIGFSSSRTLNHRSSKGAPTPSLTAELDELTGIASGLRDAGRGVMEMISDFADLDGEFSLLEAMAKASGRPMSISLAQGLSPNGWRRILDRITAANASGLEMRGQVAPRPIGIILGLSSSLNPFTSRASYMAVAQLPLAERIKALSDPARRAQILSETPSPGFANLFRMMSDGNKLWVLGDPPNYEPDPADSIAARAARERRDPWDLAYDLLLENGGRQILYTPFANYADNNLDCCRDMLLDAHTVPGLGDGGAHVGIICDASFVTTLLTHWGRDRTRGEGIDLTTLVKRQSHDTARAVGLTDRGLLVPGKKADVNLIDFERLNAHAPRIVHDLPTGGARLEQGADGYLATIVSGEITYQNAEATDALPGRLLR, translated from the coding sequence ATGTCACAGCAGGATCTGGTGATCCGTGGCGGCACCGTCATCGACGGCACCGGCGGACCCGCTCAACAGGCGGACCTGGCCATCCGCGACGGCGTCATCACTGAAGTGGGCAGGGTGTCCGGTAAAGGCAGGCGGGAACTGGACGCTGCCGGTGCGCTGGTCACCCCGGGTTTCGTCGACATCCACACCCATTACGACGGACAGGCGACCTGGTCCAATCGGCTCGCGCCTTCGAGTCATCACGGGGTCACCACGGTGGTGATGGGCAATTGTGGTGTGGGCTTTGCCCCCGTGCGCGCTACCGATCACGAGCTTCTCGTAGAACTCATGGAAGGGGTGGAAGATATTCCCGGTGCCGTGCTCCATGAAGGTGTGCCCTGGTCCTGGGAGTCCTTTCCCCAGTACATGGACTTTCTGAGTCAGCGTCGCTTCGACATGGACATTGGCGCCCAGCTGCCACACGGTGCATTGCGCGTCTATGTGATGGGTCAGCGCGGAGCGGATCGTGAACCGGCAACCGCCGACGACATCGCCGGGATGCGCCGCCTGACTGCAGAAGCCATGCGTGCGGGCGCAATCGGCTTTTCCTCCTCCCGGACACTCAATCACCGCAGCAGCAAGGGTGCACCCACACCTTCTCTGACAGCCGAGCTCGATGAACTCACCGGCATTGCCTCAGGATTACGCGACGCCGGTCGCGGGGTGATGGAAATGATCTCGGATTTCGCCGATCTGGATGGGGAGTTTTCCCTGCTGGAGGCGATGGCGAAAGCCAGCGGACGACCCATGTCCATCTCCCTCGCCCAGGGATTGAGTCCGAATGGCTGGCGCAGGATTCTCGACCGTATCACCGCGGCCAACGCCAGCGGACTGGAAATGCGCGGCCAGGTTGCGCCGCGTCCGATCGGCATCATTCTGGGGCTGAGCAGCAGTCTCAACCCCTTCACCAGCCGCGCTTCCTATATGGCGGTAGCACAGCTGCCCCTGGCGGAACGCATCAAGGCACTGAGCGATCCCGCGCGCCGTGCTCAGATCCTGAGCGAAACTCCGAGCCCTGGTTTCGCTAATCTGTTCAGGATGATGAGCGACGGCAACAAACTCTGGGTGCTGGGTGATCCGCCCAACTACGAGCCCGATCCGGCAGACAGTATTGCCGCGCGCGCGGCGCGCGAGCGGCGCGATCCCTGGGATCTCGCCTACGACCTGCTGCTGGAAAATGGCGGCAGGCAGATTCTCTACACGCCCTTCGCGAACTATGCAGACAACAATCTGGACTGCTGCCGCGACATGCTGCTCGACGCACACACGGTGCCTGGTCTTGGAGATGGCGGGGCGCACGTGGGCATCATCTGCGATGCCAGTTTCGTGACTACCCTGCTCACCCACTGGGGCCGGGATCGGACCCGGGGCGAGGGCATCGATCTGACCACTCTGGTGAAGCGTCAGTCCCATGACACTGCCCGGGCGGTAGGTCTGACCGATCGCGGCCTGCTGGTGCCGGGTAAGAAGGCGGATGTGAATCTGATCGACTTCGAAAGACTCAACGCCCACGCACCGCGGATCGTGCACGACCTGCCGACGGGTGGCGCGCGCCTCGAACAGGGCGCCGACGGCTATCTGGCAACCATTGTCAGTGGTGAGATCACTTATCAGAACGCGGAAGCCACCGATGCACTGCCAGGTCGCCTGCTGCGGTGA
- a CDS encoding carboxylesterase family protein, which translates to MRKAAVVLILISIAVIGYFLLSTGEEPPAPPPSADPVTLRSTQAGDVVGFIDQFGARAWMGIPYAEPPAGSLRWRSPQPPLSWEGTRETLAAGNLCPQMKSQLSGDAGEPDSKIAGSEDCLYLNVWSPANAVNLPVMFWIHGGGNTIGDGGSYNGAALATRQDVVVVTINYRLGPMGWFSHPDLERGNPEDDSGNYGTLDAIRALEWTRDNIRAFGGNPGNVTVFGESAGAFDTLAMMASPLAKGLFHRAIVQSGGFSPTPIEQARNYATEGGHVNSARELVNKLLIADGTVSDLAAARTYQGDMGSAAIRDYLYNKPVEAIFDLFEGGGFGMINVPDNFGDGHVLPAMTTAEIFSNRDNHNMVPVILGTNRDEPALFISRSPQYVENFLWVFPRLKNEDVYLRNVKYGALAWKERGVDSLARYMTAAGNQNVYTYRFDWDEEGSIMGYDLSKALGAAHALEIPFVFGDFAGGLGLNYLYQDSPGKEALSASMMSYWTQFAISGDPGRGRDGREVPWLSWGTDGKRSIILDTLEDKGIRMTEDEVTLPGLKTMLAADTSISDNLERCRLYVTSFGMGDLDEAEYRDFGPEGCADIDPKQFSFF; encoded by the coding sequence ATGAGAAAAGCAGCCGTTGTGCTGATTCTGATATCCATTGCCGTAATCGGCTATTTCCTCCTGTCCACAGGAGAGGAACCGCCAGCCCCGCCACCCAGCGCGGATCCGGTGACCCTGCGCTCTACCCAGGCGGGCGATGTGGTGGGTTTTATCGATCAGTTCGGTGCCCGGGCCTGGATGGGTATCCCCTACGCGGAGCCACCCGCGGGCAGCCTGCGCTGGCGCTCACCGCAACCACCACTTTCCTGGGAAGGCACCCGGGAGACCCTCGCGGCGGGCAATCTGTGCCCCCAGATGAAATCCCAGTTGAGCGGTGATGCTGGAGAACCAGACAGCAAAATCGCGGGCAGCGAAGACTGTCTCTATCTGAACGTCTGGTCGCCGGCCAACGCGGTGAACCTGCCGGTCATGTTCTGGATCCACGGCGGTGGCAACACCATCGGTGACGGCGGTTCGTACAACGGTGCCGCACTGGCGACTCGACAGGATGTGGTGGTGGTGACCATCAACTACCGGCTCGGACCCATGGGCTGGTTTTCCCATCCGGATCTGGAGCGCGGCAATCCGGAAGACGATTCCGGCAACTACGGCACCCTCGATGCAATCCGCGCGCTGGAATGGACACGGGACAACATCAGGGCTTTCGGTGGCAACCCGGGCAACGTCACGGTGTTTGGTGAATCCGCCGGCGCATTCGACACCCTCGCCATGATGGCCTCGCCCCTGGCGAAAGGGCTTTTCCATCGCGCGATCGTCCAGAGCGGCGGTTTCTCACCCACACCAATCGAACAGGCCCGCAACTACGCAACAGAAGGCGGCCACGTGAACAGCGCCCGTGAGCTGGTGAACAAGCTGCTGATCGCCGATGGCACGGTTTCCGACCTCGCCGCAGCCCGCACCTATCAGGGCGACATGGGTTCGGCCGCCATCCGTGATTACCTGTACAACAAGCCGGTGGAAGCCATCTTCGACCTCTTCGAAGGCGGCGGTTTCGGCATGATCAACGTGCCGGACAACTTCGGCGACGGTCATGTGCTGCCGGCCATGACCACGGCAGAGATCTTCTCGAACCGGGACAACCACAATATGGTACCGGTGATTCTGGGTACGAATCGGGACGAACCGGCGCTGTTTATCTCCCGCAGCCCGCAATACGTGGAAAATTTCCTGTGGGTGTTTCCCAGGCTGAAAAACGAAGACGTCTACCTGCGCAATGTGAAGTACGGCGCGCTGGCCTGGAAGGAACGGGGCGTCGACAGCCTGGCCCGCTACATGACCGCAGCAGGCAATCAGAACGTGTACACCTACCGCTTCGACTGGGATGAAGAAGGCTCCATCATGGGCTACGACTTAAGCAAGGCGCTTGGCGCCGCCCATGCCCTGGAAATTCCCTTCGTGTTCGGCGATTTCGCAGGCGGACTGGGGCTCAACTACCTGTATCAGGACAGTCCCGGCAAAGAGGCCCTGTCTGCGAGCATGATGTCTTACTGGACCCAGTTCGCGATCAGCGGCGATCCAGGCCGCGGACGCGACGGCAGGGAAGTGCCCTGGCTGTCCTGGGGTACCGACGGCAAGCGTTCGATCATCCTCGATACCCTTGAAGACAAAGGCATCCGCATGACCGAAGACGAAGTCACGCTGCCTGGCCTGAAGACCATGCTCGCCGCAGACACCAGCATCAGCGACAACCTGGAACGCTGCCGGCTGTATGTGACCTCTTTCGGTATGGGCGACCTCGACGAAGCCGAGTACCGGGACTTTGGCCCCGAAGGCTGCGCGGACATCGACCCCAAGCAGTTCAGCTTTTTCTAG
- a CDS encoding CaiB/BaiF CoA-transferase family protein: MNRSGPLAHIRVLDLTHARAGPAAVRLLADWGADVIRIERPADGGAAITGARRGPDEQNLHRNKRSLSLDLKHPDGLAVFLELAAGSDVIVENFKSQVKHRLGVDYDAVRKVNPAIIYASISGFGQDGPYGDRAGVDQIVQGLSGLMSVTGEPGRGPWRVGIAISDTTAGMFLGQGILLALLHRERTGEGQWVHTSLLEAMMNKLDFQGARYTMSGEIPDQQGNDHPYQVPMGTFESKDGLVNIAAPSGRLWQRFCEALGAHHLLAHADYQSGRDRAQHKDQLKADMNAVLAEFTTAELVEILNAAGVPCGPINDIGQAYEDPQVRHLGMAMPAVHPALGEIHLLRSPINLSQFPHPAAFARAAPDPGMDSADVLADFGIEPARIARLREQGVI; the protein is encoded by the coding sequence ATGAACCGCAGCGGTCCGCTGGCTCATATCCGGGTACTGGATCTCACCCATGCCCGGGCGGGTCCCGCCGCGGTGCGTCTGCTGGCGGACTGGGGTGCGGACGTCATCCGCATTGAACGCCCCGCCGACGGCGGCGCTGCCATTACCGGCGCGCGACGCGGGCCCGACGAACAGAACCTGCACCGCAACAAACGCAGCCTGTCCCTGGACCTCAAGCATCCGGACGGACTCGCCGTGTTCCTCGAACTGGCGGCCGGCAGTGATGTGATCGTCGAGAACTTCAAATCCCAGGTGAAGCATCGCCTCGGGGTGGACTACGACGCGGTCCGCAAGGTCAATCCCGCCATCATCTATGCGAGCATTTCCGGCTTCGGTCAGGATGGCCCCTATGGCGATCGCGCCGGTGTCGATCAGATCGTGCAGGGCCTGAGCGGACTCATGTCGGTGACCGGTGAGCCCGGCCGCGGACCCTGGCGGGTGGGCATCGCCATATCCGATACCACTGCCGGGATGTTTCTCGGTCAGGGCATACTGCTCGCGCTGCTGCACCGGGAGCGCACGGGGGAAGGGCAGTGGGTACACACCTCGCTGCTCGAAGCCATGATGAACAAGCTCGATTTTCAGGGCGCCCGCTACACCATGAGTGGCGAAATACCGGACCAGCAGGGCAACGATCACCCCTACCAGGTACCCATGGGCACGTTCGAATCGAAGGACGGACTGGTGAACATCGCCGCCCCCAGTGGCAGATTGTGGCAGCGTTTCTGCGAAGCCCTGGGTGCGCATCACCTGCTCGCACATGCCGACTATCAGTCCGGCCGGGATCGTGCGCAACACAAGGATCAGCTCAAGGCCGACATGAATGCGGTACTGGCTGAGTTCACGACCGCTGAACTGGTCGAGATACTCAATGCCGCCGGTGTGCCCTGCGGGCCCATCAACGACATCGGCCAGGCCTATGAAGATCCCCAGGTGCGCCATCTGGGTATGGCCATGCCCGCCGTGCATCCTGCCCTCGGCGAGATCCACCTGCTGCGCTCCCCAATCAATCTTTCTCAGTTCCCACACCCGGCAGCCTTTGCTCGTGCCGCTCCGGATCCGGGCATGGATTCCGCTGACGTGCTCGCCGATTTCGGCATCGAGCCGGCGCGCATTGCCCGCCTGCGCGAGCAGGGTGTGATCTGA
- a CDS encoding MFS transporter: protein MTQALTPAQRIGYGAGDLGINLYFITTMTFLLYFYTDVFGLSPAVAGGVFLVARIVDAVTDPLMGMIAERTRSRWGRLRPYLLFGAVPMGIIAILTFTVPDLSDSGKIWWAYVTYVGFGIAYTVVGIPYSALTASLTRDHHERTLLSTIRMAFAFAGAYVVSVGMMPLVGRFETPAQGFQITMVLFALIATLLLCTTFVSTEERVRPPVDQRLSVADSLKAVFLNPPLMVLMVLFTGGMLSFTIRQTVTVYFFKYNLGREDLIPLFFGVTLPVMFVGLLAVPALARRVGKAGGIVVGALVTIAGSIGMFVTPYDQVPLIFFWACVMALGGTPIAVLGWAMIPDTVEYAQWRSGLRADGAIFSFASFFQKLAKALGGAGVAGVMALAGYVANVEQSGTSLSAIHLMMTLAPGAIMLVMILAAGFYRLDAKTHAQIVADLEARA from the coding sequence ATGACCCAGGCGCTTACCCCGGCGCAGCGGATCGGCTATGGCGCAGGCGATCTCGGTATCAATCTGTACTTCATCACCACGATGACGTTCCTGCTGTATTTCTACACGGACGTGTTCGGACTGTCCCCGGCGGTGGCCGGTGGTGTGTTTCTGGTGGCCCGAATCGTGGATGCGGTCACCGATCCGCTGATGGGCATGATTGCCGAACGTACCCGCAGCCGCTGGGGCCGGTTACGGCCCTATCTGCTGTTCGGCGCGGTGCCCATGGGCATCATTGCCATTCTCACCTTCACCGTGCCCGATCTCAGCGACAGCGGCAAAATCTGGTGGGCCTACGTGACCTATGTCGGCTTCGGCATCGCCTATACCGTGGTGGGGATACCTTACTCGGCGCTCACGGCGTCGCTCACCCGCGATCACCACGAACGCACCCTGCTGTCGACCATCCGCATGGCGTTTGCGTTTGCCGGTGCCTATGTGGTGTCGGTGGGCATGATGCCGCTGGTCGGCCGGTTCGAAACACCCGCGCAGGGTTTTCAGATCACCATGGTGCTGTTTGCACTGATTGCCACGCTGCTGCTCTGCACGACCTTTGTCAGCACCGAAGAGCGTGTGCGGCCCCCGGTCGATCAGCGCCTGTCGGTTGCCGACAGTCTGAAAGCCGTATTCCTCAATCCGCCCCTGATGGTGCTGATGGTGCTGTTCACCGGCGGCATGCTGTCCTTCACCATCCGTCAGACGGTGACGGTGTATTTCTTCAAGTACAACCTGGGCCGGGAAGATCTGATACCGCTGTTCTTCGGTGTCACCCTGCCGGTCATGTTTGTCGGTCTGCTGGCAGTGCCTGCCCTTGCGCGCCGTGTCGGTAAAGCGGGCGGTATTGTCGTCGGGGCACTTGTTACCATCGCCGGCTCCATCGGCATGTTTGTGACTCCTTATGATCAGGTGCCGCTGATATTTTTCTGGGCCTGTGTGATGGCCCTCGGTGGCACGCCGATCGCTGTGCTCGGCTGGGCGATGATTCCGGACACGGTGGAATATGCCCAGTGGCGATCGGGACTGCGGGCGGACGGTGCGATTTTTTCCTTCGCGAGCTTTTTTCAGAAGCTCGCCAAAGCGCTGGGCGGGGCGGGGGTGGCGGGCGTGATGGCTCTCGCTGGTTACGTGGCCAATGTCGAGCAGTCCGGGACTTCCCTGTCCGCCATTCACCTGATGATGACCCTGGCACCCGGGGCCATCATGCTGGTGATGATCCTGGCGGCGGGGTTTTATCGGCTCGATGCGAAGACTCACGCGCAGATCGTGGCGGACCTCGAAGCGCGCGCTTAG
- a CDS encoding efflux RND transporter periplasmic adaptor subunit translates to MRALAAVLCVLLAGCERPEPPVADQAVRPAKLFQVSAKRETVVHQFVGRLDAAQTLDVSFEIDGALLLLPIREGEAIARGALVAALDPRDFELAVQEAQVQLRLATQDMQRKQTLLRERGIAQSVVDDAEAQFELAQVRLSQARERLAKSRITAPFDAYVARRYVDNRTRIRVGDKIARLSDLNELKVIASVSEQLIATVTPEAVVSLTARFDFLPERLFPLTFLERSGEANPVAQTYEVTFSMPRPGDVNLLPGMTAQVRVELQGERPGAGIVIPTTALQSAPDGSFFVWVFDPVSSQVSRRTVTVGHPGAEGVEISTGLADGELIVAAGASQLQDGMQVRRMGEPVTRI, encoded by the coding sequence TTGAGAGCGCTGGCTGCCGTTCTCTGTGTGCTGCTGGCCGGCTGTGAAAGACCCGAACCGCCGGTTGCCGATCAGGCTGTGCGCCCGGCGAAACTGTTCCAGGTGAGTGCGAAGCGGGAGACGGTCGTTCATCAGTTCGTCGGTCGTCTCGACGCCGCCCAGACCCTGGATGTGTCCTTCGAAATCGACGGGGCGCTGTTGCTTCTGCCCATTCGCGAAGGTGAAGCCATCGCCAGAGGCGCCCTGGTGGCGGCACTGGATCCCCGGGATTTCGAACTCGCGGTGCAGGAGGCCCAGGTGCAGCTGCGACTGGCTACCCAGGACATGCAGCGCAAGCAGACGCTGCTGCGCGAGCGCGGCATCGCCCAGTCCGTGGTCGACGATGCCGAGGCCCAGTTTGAACTGGCTCAGGTGCGGCTATCCCAGGCCAGGGAACGGCTGGCGAAGAGTCGGATCACAGCACCTTTTGACGCCTATGTGGCCCGCCGCTATGTGGACAATCGAACCCGGATCCGGGTGGGCGACAAAATCGCAAGGCTCTCTGATCTCAATGAACTGAAGGTGATCGCCAGTGTGAGCGAACAGCTCATCGCCACTGTGACTCCGGAGGCGGTGGTCTCCCTGACCGCGCGCTTCGACTTCCTGCCCGAGCGGCTCTTTCCCCTGACTTTCCTGGAGCGCAGCGGCGAAGCCAACCCGGTGGCGCAGACTTACGAGGTTACCTTCTCCATGCCGCGCCCGGGCGATGTCAACCTGCTGCCGGGCATGACGGCCCAGGTACGGGTCGAACTGCAGGGAGAGCGTCCGGGAGCGGGGATCGTGATCCCCACCACGGCGCTGCAGAGTGCGCCGGATGGCAGTTTCTTCGTCTGGGTTTTTGATCCGGTAAGCAGTCAGGTCAGCCGGCGTACCGTCACCGTTGGTCATCCCGGTGCAGAGGGTGTTGAAATCTCCACCGGTCTCGCCGACGGCGAGCTGATCGTGGCGGCGGGTGCCAGCCAGCTCCAGGACGGCATGCAGGTTCGCAGAATGGGCGAACCGGTCACCCGGATCTAG
- a CDS encoding efflux RND transporter permease subunit has product MVNVARISIEHPLYPWMIILACLLGGLWGIDSVGRLEDPKFPLKHAYVITPYAGASALETEQEVTDVIEAALQELPYIKRLTSKSLAGRSEVQVEVQEQYGEDEVQQIWDELRRRVSEAALRLPPGAGTPLVEDDFGDVYGIVYAVATPGYRESEIRDMARFLETGLNTVPHVAKVSTAGVPEEALFVELDHERRVRLGLPLDALFQGIGAENQVLPAGSVEFGGRRLRIAPELAFDSVAAVGDMRVGRPGSVEFVRLAEIATITREAVEQPSQIIRHQGERVFTVGVSVVDDENVVEVGQAVDARMRALVDQLPIGVNYASIYSQHQVVQHSLSEFLINLGLSVLTVVAALCVFMGWRAGTVVGSVLLLTVLGTLCIMAFAGIELQRISLGALMIAMGMLVDNAIVVAEGMVTGVQRGYSPKEAAAQSVHRTQFPLLGATIIGIAAFGPIGLADDNPGHFLRSLFQVVAISLLLSWVLAVTVGPLLGSYLLKVEKGSSERVLYSGWGYAPYRRLIGFSLRHAWLATLVLVTITFSCLWGFGYVKQGFFPTTNSPLIFVDLRLPQGTDILATVAEIERLEPMLAADPEVISISSFIGAGATRFASMVRPEQPNPAYAQLVIRIADFNTIDADMARVLALLQAESIDAEITVRRSEFTPSGTSKIEARFSGPDVDQLRTLADRALGVYLAHDLIDRKTDWRQREIALVPRFDEARARQVGVSRGDLAQGLAYATTGVRIGLFREGENLLPIVARAPFKERVTLQGVSNRQVWSQFQQTYVPLAQVISGIELEAEDSMIFRRERTRTIAAQANPPAGHNANRVFNQVRAEVEAIPLPPGYALEWGGEFEANRDAMVTLNSRIPTALAIMLLVTVLMFGRIKQPLVIWLTVPMIVCGVVVSLLATDLAFTFPSFLGFLSLSGMLIKNCIVLVDEIDKRLDEGEWTLATVVEASVSRLRPVMLAAGTTIAGMSPLLRDAFFKEMAVCIMGGLAFATLLTLVAVPVFYRIAMGKRLRTGELTQP; this is encoded by the coding sequence ATGGTGAATGTCGCCCGCATTTCCATAGAACATCCCCTCTATCCCTGGATGATCATCCTCGCCTGTCTGCTCGGTGGCCTGTGGGGTATCGACAGCGTCGGCCGCCTCGAGGATCCCAAATTTCCCTTGAAGCATGCCTATGTGATCACCCCCTACGCCGGTGCGTCTGCCCTGGAAACCGAGCAGGAGGTCACCGATGTGATCGAGGCGGCGCTGCAGGAACTGCCCTATATCAAACGCCTCACCTCGAAGTCACTTGCCGGACGCTCGGAAGTTCAGGTCGAAGTACAGGAACAGTACGGCGAGGATGAAGTGCAGCAGATCTGGGACGAGCTGCGCCGCCGTGTATCAGAAGCCGCGCTGCGGCTGCCTCCCGGTGCCGGTACCCCACTGGTCGAAGACGATTTCGGCGACGTGTACGGAATTGTTTACGCCGTTGCCACACCCGGTTACCGGGAGAGTGAGATCCGGGATATGGCGCGCTTTCTGGAAACCGGTCTTAACACGGTGCCCCACGTGGCCAAGGTCAGCACGGCGGGTGTGCCGGAAGAAGCGCTCTTCGTGGAACTGGACCATGAACGCCGGGTGCGACTCGGGCTGCCTCTGGATGCGCTGTTTCAGGGAATCGGTGCAGAAAACCAGGTGTTGCCCGCAGGATCGGTGGAGTTTGGCGGGCGACGTCTGCGGATAGCGCCGGAGCTCGCTTTCGACAGCGTCGCCGCGGTGGGCGACATGCGGGTTGGTCGGCCCGGCAGCGTGGAGTTTGTGCGCCTGGCCGAGATTGCCACCATCACCCGGGAAGCGGTGGAACAGCCGTCACAGATCATCCGGCATCAGGGCGAGCGGGTGTTCACTGTGGGAGTATCCGTGGTGGACGACGAAAACGTGGTGGAAGTCGGGCAGGCGGTGGATGCCCGCATGCGCGCCCTTGTCGATCAGCTCCCCATCGGTGTGAACTATGCATCCATCTACTCTCAGCACCAGGTGGTGCAGCACTCGCTGAGCGAATTCCTGATCAATCTCGGCCTGTCTGTGCTCACCGTGGTGGCAGCGCTCTGTGTCTTCATGGGCTGGCGTGCCGGGACCGTGGTGGGCAGCGTGCTGCTGCTCACCGTGCTGGGCACGCTGTGCATCATGGCTTTCGCCGGTATCGAACTGCAGCGGATCTCCCTCGGTGCACTCATGATCGCCATGGGCATGCTGGTGGACAACGCCATCGTGGTGGCGGAAGGCATGGTGACCGGCGTGCAGCGCGGCTATTCACCGAAGGAGGCGGCCGCACAGTCGGTGCACCGGACCCAGTTTCCCCTGCTGGGCGCCACCATTATCGGCATCGCCGCCTTCGGGCCCATCGGACTTGCAGACGACAATCCGGGGCATTTCCTGCGCTCCCTGTTTCAGGTGGTCGCCATTTCGCTGCTGCTCAGCTGGGTGCTGGCGGTTACCGTCGGACCCCTGCTCGGCAGTTATCTGCTCAAGGTGGAAAAAGGCAGCAGTGAGCGGGTGCTCTACAGCGGCTGGGGCTATGCGCCTTATCGTCGTCTGATCGGTTTTTCGCTGCGCCACGCCTGGCTGGCGACCCTGGTGCTGGTGACCATTACGTTCAGCTGTCTGTGGGGTTTTGGTTATGTGAAGCAGGGATTCTTTCCCACCACCAACTCGCCGCTGATTTTTGTCGACCTGCGTCTGCCGCAGGGCACGGACATTCTCGCCACGGTGGCCGAGATAGAGCGGCTCGAACCGATGCTCGCAGCGGATCCCGAAGTGATCTCGATCTCGAGTTTCATCGGCGCAGGCGCCACCCGCTTCGCCTCCATGGTGCGTCCCGAACAGCCGAACCCCGCCTATGCACAGTTGGTGATCCGGATCGCGGACTTCAATACGATCGATGCGGACATGGCGCGGGTGCTGGCCCTGCTGCAGGCGGAAAGTATCGATGCGGAGATCACCGTGCGACGCTCCGAGTTCACCCCCAGCGGGACCTCGAAAATCGAGGCGCGTTTTTCCGGTCCGGATGTCGATCAGTTGCGCACGCTGGCCGATCGCGCGCTGGGTGTGTATCTCGCCCACGATCTCATCGATCGGAAAACGGACTGGCGCCAGCGGGAGATTGCCCTGGTGCCGCGCTTTGATGAAGCTCGCGCCAGGCAGGTGGGGGTGAGTCGGGGGGATCTCGCCCAGGGCCTCGCTTACGCCACCACGGGGGTGCGCATCGGCCTGTTCCGGGAAGGTGAGAATCTGCTGCCCATCGTTGCCCGTGCCCCCTTCAAAGAGCGCGTCACCCTGCAGGGAGTCAGCAACCGGCAGGTGTGGAGCCAGTTCCAGCAGACCTATGTGCCGCTCGCCCAGGTGATTTCAGGAATCGAGCTCGAGGCTGAAGACAGCATGATATTCCGGCGCGAGCGCACCCGCACCATTGCAGCGCAAGCCAACCCGCCGGCAGGTCACAATGCGAATCGGGTGTTCAATCAGGTCCGTGCAGAGGTCGAGGCAATACCGCTGCCCCCCGGTTACGCGCTGGAGTGGGGCGGGGAGTTCGAAGCCAATCGCGATGCAATGGTCACGCTGAACAGTCGGATTCCGACCGCTCTCGCCATCATGCTGCTGGTGACCGTGCTTATGTTCGGCCGAATCAAACAGCCGCTGGTGATCTGGCTGACGGTGCCCATGATCGTCTGTGGGGTGGTGGTGAGTCTGCTCGCCACGGATCTGGCGTTCACGTTTCCATCGTTTCTGGGATTCCTCAGTCTCTCGGGCATGCTGATCAAGAACTGCATCGTGCTGGTGGATGAGATCGACAAACGCCTCGACGAAGGGGAGTGGACGCTGGCGACGGTGGTGGAGGCGAGTGTGAGTCGACTGCGCCCGGTGATGCTCGCGGCGGGTACCACCATCGCCGGAATGTCACCCCTGCTGCGGGACGCCTTCTTCAAGGAGATGGCCGTATGCATCATGGGCGGGCTGGCTTTCGCCACCCTGCTGACCCTGGTGGCGGTGCCGGTGTTTTATCGGATCGCGATGGGGAAACGCTTGCGGACGGGCGAACTCACGCAGCCCTGA
- a CDS encoding TetR/AcrR family transcriptional regulator → MNARNKRAAILAAAAGIVKTAGAGHLTMDAVAAAASLSKGGVLYHFPSKQALLEGMLERLLEEITARADAYQKNHPEALNARLMGRIIGEYDQQPVERAMSRAFLAAAAEDPGLLAPAREAASVAFEEAAAGCAPKEMGWTLLLATEGLRFLEMFDLLPLSLAERDQVHQHLLNLAKDHAA, encoded by the coding sequence ATGAACGCCAGAAACAAGCGCGCGGCCATTCTCGCTGCCGCCGCAGGCATCGTCAAAACCGCCGGTGCCGGACATCTGACCATGGATGCCGTGGCGGCCGCAGCCTCCCTGTCCAAGGGTGGGGTGCTCTATCACTTTCCTTCGAAGCAGGCGCTGCTCGAAGGCATGCTGGAACGCCTGCTCGAGGAGATCACAGCCCGGGCCGACGCCTATCAGAAGAATCATCCGGAGGCACTCAATGCCCGACTGATGGGCCGTATCATCGGCGAATACGATCAGCAACCCGTCGAGCGCGCCATGTCCCGCGCGTTTCTGGCCGCAGCAGCGGAGGATCCGGGTCTGCTCGCCCCCGCCAGAGAAGCGGCGAGCGTTGCCTTCGAGGAGGCGGCTGCCGGATGTGCGCCAAAGGAAATGGGCTGGACCCTGCTGCTCGCCACGGAAGGTCTGCGTTTTCTCGAGATGTTCGATCTGCTGCCCCTCTCGCTCGCCGAGCGCGACCAGGTCCACCAGCATCTGCTGAACCTGGCGAAGGACCATGCGGCTTGA